In a single window of the Pandoraea pulmonicola genome:
- a CDS encoding TonB-dependent receptor plug domain-containing protein, translated as MRTHIRATALHAPAFARPAAAHAAPLPRRLALAAALLLVGAGAQAQSNPSAMAAAPVAPAAPAPLVLAENTTAAQLNATVVTASRTEQKLADTLAATSVITREDIEQSQAPDLPTLLRGQAGVELVQNGGFGTAATISMRGAASNSSLVLIDGVPVNSASLGTTNISQIPTSQIDHIEIVRGNVSALYGSQAVGGVIQIFTRKGDGGPPRAYAEVGYGTNNTTQANAGVAGSFDDGKTRFSLDVSRFHTNGISAMDPRFNKNANPNRNGDDNTSVTASLSRKLGDTWEVGARLFQSDGSYSYDNNFGKRTDLNDTDTRVRQVSAYAKGNITDKWNTRFTVTQGDDYSYNYLNGKGNGNFHTSSNQIDWANEYAFMPDQKLIAGYTRLEQTVDSNTRYNHNNRHLDSGYVGYEGTFGKHQVQANVRRDQYSDFGGANSYWVGYGYNLTEQWKFLANASDGFRAPTFNELFYPGYGNPNLQPERSISKELGIQFNSGGDLGLVKLVGFQTNYTNLIQSLPVSPYTASNVAKARVEGLELTYTGRPIFGVDVRASFTRQNPTDLDANKQLARRARQFGSIALSKTFFDKLTVGGDVFYSDERYDTGGQHLGAYTLVNLQARYKIDKSWYVSTHLDNVFNKNYQTAYGYNTLGRAIYVSLGWTQF; from the coding sequence ATGCGCACCCACATTCGTGCGACGGCGTTGCACGCGCCTGCCTTTGCTCGCCCCGCCGCGGCCCACGCCGCGCCCTTGCCCCGCCGTCTCGCGCTCGCCGCCGCCCTGTTGCTCGTCGGCGCCGGCGCTCAGGCACAGTCGAACCCGTCCGCCATGGCCGCCGCTCCTGTTGCGCCTGCCGCACCCGCGCCCCTCGTGCTGGCCGAGAACACCACGGCGGCGCAACTGAACGCCACTGTCGTGACCGCCTCGCGCACCGAGCAAAAGCTCGCCGACACGCTGGCCGCCACCTCGGTCATCACGCGCGAAGACATCGAACAGAGCCAGGCGCCGGATCTGCCCACGCTGCTGCGCGGCCAGGCCGGCGTCGAGCTGGTGCAGAACGGCGGTTTCGGCACGGCGGCCACGATCTCCATGCGGGGCGCCGCTTCGAACTCGTCTCTGGTGCTGATCGACGGCGTGCCGGTCAACTCCGCCAGCTTGGGGACGACCAATATTTCACAGATCCCGACCTCGCAGATCGACCATATCGAGATCGTGCGCGGCAACGTCTCGGCGCTCTACGGCTCGCAAGCCGTGGGGGGCGTGATCCAGATCTTCACGCGCAAGGGCGATGGCGGCCCGCCGCGCGCCTACGCCGAAGTGGGGTACGGCACGAACAACACCACGCAGGCCAACGCCGGCGTGGCCGGATCGTTCGACGACGGCAAGACGCGCTTCTCGCTGGATGTCTCGCGCTTTCACACCAACGGCATCTCGGCCATGGACCCGCGCTTCAACAAGAATGCGAATCCCAACCGCAACGGCGACGACAATACGAGCGTCACGGCTTCGCTCTCGCGCAAGCTGGGCGACACGTGGGAAGTGGGCGCGCGCCTGTTCCAGAGCGACGGCAGCTACAGCTACGACAACAACTTCGGCAAGCGGACCGATCTGAACGACACCGACACGCGCGTGCGTCAGGTCTCGGCATATGCGAAGGGCAACATCACAGACAAGTGGAACACGCGCTTTACCGTGACGCAGGGCGACGACTACAGCTATAACTATCTGAACGGCAAGGGCAACGGCAACTTCCACACGTCGAGCAACCAGATCGACTGGGCCAACGAGTACGCCTTCATGCCCGACCAGAAGCTGATCGCCGGTTACACGCGACTTGAACAGACGGTCGACAGCAACACGCGCTACAACCACAACAACCGGCATCTCGATTCGGGCTATGTCGGCTACGAAGGCACCTTCGGCAAGCACCAGGTCCAGGCCAACGTGCGGCGCGACCAGTACTCGGACTTCGGCGGCGCGAACAGCTACTGGGTCGGCTACGGCTACAACCTGACCGAACAGTGGAAATTCCTCGCCAACGCGTCGGACGGCTTCCGCGCGCCGACCTTCAACGAGCTGTTCTACCCCGGCTACGGCAACCCGAACCTGCAGCCGGAGCGTTCGATCTCCAAGGAGCTCGGCATCCAGTTCAACAGTGGCGGCGACCTCGGGCTGGTCAAACTCGTCGGCTTCCAGACGAACTACACCAATCTGATCCAGTCGCTGCCGGTCTCGCCGTACACGGCTTCCAACGTGGCGAAGGCGCGCGTGGAAGGGCTCGAGCTGACCTACACCGGTCGCCCGATCTTCGGCGTCGACGTGCGGGCGTCGTTCACGCGTCAGAATCCGACCGATCTCGACGCCAACAAGCAACTCGCCCGCCGTGCCCGGCAGTTCGGCTCGATCGCGCTGTCGAAGACGTTCTTCGACAAGCTGACCGTCGGCGGCGATGTGTTCTACAGCGACGAGCGTTACGATACGGGGGGCCAGCATCTCGGCGCCTACACGCTTGTGAACCTGCAGGCGCGTTACAAGATCGACAAGTCCTGGTACGTCTCGACGCACCTGGACAACGTCTTCAACAAGAACTACCAGACGGCCTATGGCTACAACACCCTCGGGCGCGCGATTTACGTCTCGCTCGGCTGGACGCAGTTCTGA
- a CDS encoding ABC transporter ATP-binding protein — translation MSAPLLQTHALTLRAGERVLVDWLDLIVAPGECWCLAGPNGAGKTTLLGTLAGLRTLDDKASSHSGAHSGAHSGAEGIAGSGRVEIGGRPLAQWRPAPLARVRALMPQQTRDAFGATALEVVLAGRHPYLAQGRWGAWESDDDIAAALVALAQVGLEDFAQRDVTTLSGGERQRVSLAAVLAQATPLLLLDEPVSHLDLHHQIDALTLLARHAGRMETGAGAGAAVVFSCHDLNLARRFATHALLLDGRGGWRAGVAHEVLSAGNCSDAFGYPLRLIRDGDDEALVPVHRT, via the coding sequence ATGAGCGCGCCGCTGCTGCAGACCCACGCTCTGACCCTGCGCGCCGGCGAGCGTGTGCTCGTCGACTGGCTCGATCTGATCGTTGCACCGGGGGAGTGCTGGTGTCTGGCCGGACCGAACGGCGCGGGCAAGACCACGCTGCTCGGCACGCTCGCGGGGCTGCGCACGCTGGACGACAAGGCTTCGTCTCATTCGGGAGCTCATTCAGGAGCTCATTCGGGAGCGGAGGGGATCGCTGGCAGCGGCCGTGTGGAGATCGGCGGCAGGCCGCTGGCGCAATGGCGCCCGGCACCGCTCGCTCGCGTGCGCGCCCTGATGCCGCAACAGACGCGCGACGCGTTCGGCGCCACGGCGCTCGAAGTCGTGCTCGCGGGGCGGCACCCTTATCTGGCGCAGGGACGTTGGGGCGCCTGGGAGTCGGACGACGACATCGCGGCCGCGCTCGTGGCGCTGGCGCAGGTCGGCCTCGAAGACTTCGCACAGCGCGACGTCACCACGCTCTCGGGCGGCGAGCGTCAGCGTGTGTCGCTGGCCGCCGTGCTCGCACAGGCCACACCGTTGCTGTTGCTCGACGAGCCGGTGTCGCACCTCGATCTGCATCACCAGATCGATGCGCTGACGCTTCTCGCGCGTCATGCCGGACGCATGGAGACCGGCGCTGGCGCCGGTGCGGCCGTCGTCTTCTCGTGCCACGATCTGAATCTCGCGCGCCGCTTCGCCACTCACGCGCTCCTGCTCGACGGTCGCGGCGGCTGGCGTGCCGGTGTCGCGCACGAAGTCCTCTCGGCCGGAAATTGCAGCGACGCCTTCGGCTACCCGCTGCGCCTCATTCGCGATGGCGACGACGAGGCCCTCGTGCCCGTGCATCGCACGTGA
- a CDS encoding adenosylcobinamide-GDP ribazoletransferase, with the protein MNETPPDPSRDADASSREPGPRDEAAHTEASCAPFDGFAGQWRLILTALGFFTRVPIPEWVGYSPAQLNAATRYFSLVGVFVGMVVALLTVAMGRLWSPPLAIALGLGVSVWLTDAFHEDGLADSVDAFGGAFARERVLEIMHDSRIGTYGAVALWLALAIKWQALVDIQRAVGWAGFAVVLIGAHAASRCMAISLLRTLDYVRTEGKAKPIAQRLGASDLLFGVACSVPWGVWPDWRAGVTGAVVLVAVRAGFVRYLRRRLGGYTGDALGFAQQLGELALYLTVCAWI; encoded by the coding sequence ATGAACGAAACGCCCCCGGATCCCTCACGCGACGCAGACGCGTCCTCGCGCGAACCGGGGCCGCGCGACGAGGCCGCGCATACGGAGGCGTCGTGCGCGCCGTTCGACGGCTTTGCGGGGCAGTGGCGCCTCATCCTGACCGCGCTTGGCTTTTTCACCCGCGTGCCGATCCCGGAGTGGGTCGGCTACTCGCCGGCGCAGTTGAATGCCGCGACGCGTTATTTTTCGCTCGTCGGCGTCTTTGTGGGAATGGTCGTCGCGTTGCTCACCGTCGCCATGGGCCGGCTCTGGTCGCCGCCGCTCGCGATCGCACTCGGCCTGGGTGTCAGCGTGTGGCTCACCGATGCGTTCCACGAGGATGGGCTGGCCGATTCGGTCGATGCATTCGGTGGCGCGTTCGCCCGCGAGCGCGTGCTGGAAATCATGCACGACTCGCGCATCGGGACGTATGGCGCCGTGGCGCTATGGCTCGCCCTCGCGATCAAATGGCAGGCACTCGTCGACATTCAACGTGCCGTCGGTTGGGCCGGCTTCGCCGTCGTGCTGATCGGCGCACATGCGGCGAGCCGCTGCATGGCGATCAGCCTGCTGCGAACGCTCGACTATGTTCGTACGGAGGGCAAGGCCAAGCCGATCGCGCAACGACTCGGCGCGAGCGATCTGCTGTTCGGTGTGGCGTGCAGCGTGCCGTGGGGCGTATGGCCGGACTGGCGTGCGGGCGTGACCGGCGCGGTTGTGCTGGTCGCGGTGCGGGCCGGCTTCGTTCGCTATCTGCGCCGCAGGCTCGGTGGCTACACAGGCGATGCATTGGGCTTCGCCCAACAGCTCGGCGAGCTCGCGCTGTATCTCACGGTGTGCGCATGGATCTGA
- the cobO gene encoding cob(I)yrinic acid a,c-diamide adenosyltransferase, producing the protein MTQELPPSSNDTTADEDGRNERHRARMVRKKTVIDDKIAQAQRDCGVIVITTGNGKGKSSSGFGMVVRAMGHGMKTGVVQFIKGAIPTGEEKFLRRFPEACEFHVMGEGYTWETQDRSRDIAKAEAAWEQARRMLRDPSFGLVLFDELNIALKLGYLDVNAVVADLQARPEMQHVVITGRGAPQALIDAAHTVTDMTPVKHAFAQGIRAQNGVEM; encoded by the coding sequence ATGACACAAGAGCTCCCGCCCTCCTCGAACGACACGACCGCTGACGAAGACGGCCGCAACGAACGGCATCGCGCGCGCATGGTGCGCAAGAAGACGGTCATCGACGACAAGATCGCACAGGCGCAACGCGACTGTGGTGTGATCGTCATCACGACCGGCAACGGCAAGGGCAAGTCGAGCTCGGGCTTCGGCATGGTCGTCCGCGCGATGGGGCATGGCATGAAGACCGGCGTCGTGCAGTTCATCAAGGGCGCGATTCCCACGGGCGAGGAGAAATTTCTGCGCCGCTTTCCCGAGGCATGCGAATTCCACGTGATGGGCGAGGGCTACACGTGGGAGACGCAGGACCGCTCGCGCGACATCGCCAAGGCGGAAGCCGCGTGGGAGCAGGCGCGGCGCATGCTGCGCGATCCGTCGTTCGGACTGGTGTTGTTCGACGAGTTGAACATCGCGCTCAAGCTCGGCTATCTCGACGTGAACGCAGTCGTGGCCGACCTGCAGGCGCGCCCCGAAATGCAGCACGTGGTGATCACCGGACGCGGCGCGCCGCAGGCGCTCATCGACGCGGCTCACACCGTGACCGACATGACACCCGTCAAGCACGCGTTCGCGCAAGGCATTCGCGCGCAGAACGGCGTGGAAATGTAG
- the cobT gene encoding nicotinate-nucleotide--dimethylbenzimidazole phosphoribosyltransferase — MDDALQHAIDIKTKPPGSLGVLERVARQVGRIQRSVMPELARPAMLVFAGDHGVVAAGVSPYPQAVTAQMVLNFLRGGAAINVFCRTHGIELEVVNAGVAADFPAHASLVDIPVARGTQNFLEAPAMTHEQVETALSAGAARVVLHASRGTRMIGFGEMGIGNTSSAACLMQRLTGLPLAACVGRGTGLDAAGLTRKTQVLERALAAHPATGERVDALQTLATFGGFEIAMMTGAYLAAAKLGLVIVVDGFISTSALLVASRLAPAVLDYCVFAHASDETGHRAMLDALNAKPLLQLGLRLGEGTGAALAMPLIQAAAAFLREMATFEGAGVSDREVPAP; from the coding sequence ATGGACGACGCGCTGCAGCACGCCATCGACATCAAGACCAAGCCGCCCGGCAGCCTCGGCGTGCTCGAGCGCGTAGCGCGCCAGGTCGGCCGCATTCAGCGGAGTGTCATGCCCGAACTCGCGCGCCCGGCCATGCTTGTTTTCGCGGGCGACCATGGCGTCGTGGCCGCAGGCGTGAGTCCGTATCCGCAGGCGGTCACCGCGCAAATGGTGCTTAATTTCCTGCGTGGCGGCGCGGCCATCAACGTCTTCTGCCGCACGCACGGCATCGAGCTCGAAGTCGTCAACGCGGGCGTGGCCGCCGATTTCCCGGCGCATGCGTCGCTGGTCGACATTCCCGTGGCGCGCGGCACGCAGAACTTCCTCGAAGCCCCGGCGATGACGCACGAGCAAGTGGAAACGGCGCTGTCGGCCGGGGCCGCGCGTGTCGTGCTGCACGCGTCGCGCGGCACGCGCATGATCGGGTTCGGCGAGATGGGCATCGGCAATACGTCTTCGGCAGCCTGCCTGATGCAGCGGCTCACGGGGCTGCCGCTGGCGGCCTGCGTCGGTCGCGGCACGGGTTTGGACGCCGCCGGACTCACGCGCAAGACACAGGTGCTGGAGCGCGCGCTGGCCGCGCATCCCGCCACGGGCGAGCGTGTGGATGCATTGCAGACGCTCGCGACCTTCGGCGGCTTCGAGATCGCGATGATGACGGGTGCGTATCTCGCGGCGGCAAAGCTCGGTCTCGTCATCGTGGTGGATGGTTTCATCAGCACATCGGCGCTGCTGGTCGCGTCGCGTCTGGCGCCGGCGGTGCTCGACTACTGCGTGTTCGCGCATGCGTCGGACGAGACCGGTCATCGCGCGATGCTCGACGCGCTGAACGCGAAGCCGCTGCTGCAGCTCGGGCTGCGTCTGGGCGAGGGCACCGGCGCGGCGCTGGCCATGCCGTTGATCCAGGCCGCCGCCGCGTTCCTGCGCGAGATGGCGACGTTCGAAGGCGCAGGCGTCAGCGACCGCGAGGTCCCGGCGCCATGA
- a CDS encoding histidine phosphatase family protein — MDLILMRHPPPGVAPNLCYGRTDLDVDVSRFDATVASMQARLTMLLDGRRPTAIHSSPLQRARRAADVIAASFDLPVTEDARLAEMDFGVWEMRPWDAIDGNELEDWARNVATFSPPGGESARDIVLRVDGWARALLGVAGDDDLHVAVAHAGPIRLHVATALRLPTTSCLSWTLDFGGICHLHIGREGHARLIRWNA; from the coding sequence ATGGATCTGATACTGATGCGGCATCCGCCGCCCGGCGTGGCGCCGAACCTGTGCTACGGCCGCACGGACCTCGACGTCGACGTTTCGCGCTTCGACGCGACTGTCGCCTCGATGCAGGCCCGGCTGACAATGCTGCTCGACGGCCGTCGCCCGACAGCGATTCACAGCAGTCCGTTGCAACGTGCCCGCCGTGCCGCCGATGTCATTGCCGCGTCGTTCGATCTGCCGGTGACGGAGGATGCGCGTCTGGCCGAAATGGACTTCGGTGTGTGGGAAATGCGCCCGTGGGACGCCATCGACGGAAACGAACTGGAGGACTGGGCGCGCAATGTGGCCACGTTCTCGCCACCGGGGGGCGAGTCGGCGCGCGATATCGTTTTGCGCGTGGATGGGTGGGCGAGGGCGCTGCTCGGCGTCGCGGGCGACGACGACCTGCACGTTGCCGTGGCGCATGCCGGTCCGATTCGTCTGCATGTCGCCACGGCGCTGCGGTTGCCGACGACGTCGTGCCTGTCCTGGACGCTCGATTTCGGCGGCATCTGCCATCTTCACATCGGCCGCGAAGGCCATGCCCGCCTGATCCGCTGGAACGCTTGA
- a CDS encoding FecCD family ABC transporter permease, whose translation MTLRRALIIWTGLAGVVLAVLVASLMLGSVPVSLREIGTLMLGHDAGLAGDVVWRLRLPRALAAFACGGLLAVAGTLMQTLLRNPLADPYVLGISGGAAVAALASLALMLPFFWVQTSAFVGALAAIVLVMALSHRSFLRPGDQDSSARLLLTGVMMAAGFGALATLILTLAPDASLRGMLFWLTGDLNGVDRAWAPLVTLAVTLLIVCPVAHRLNVLLRGEAVAQAVGVAVGPLRARVYLAASLATAVAVTTAGSIGFVGLVVPHILRLRFGNDQRMLLPAAALAGGALLMAADLVARTVIAPTQLPVGVITAMIGVPVFLWLLSRRVIR comes from the coding sequence ATGACGCTGCGCCGCGCCCTCATCATCTGGACGGGTTTGGCCGGCGTGGTGCTGGCCGTGCTCGTGGCCTCGCTCATGCTGGGCAGCGTGCCCGTTTCGTTGCGCGAGATCGGTACGCTGATGCTGGGTCACGACGCCGGCCTCGCGGGCGACGTGGTCTGGCGCCTGCGCCTGCCGCGCGCACTCGCCGCATTCGCCTGCGGCGGTCTGCTCGCCGTGGCCGGCACGCTCATGCAAACGCTCCTGCGCAACCCGCTGGCCGACCCCTACGTGCTCGGCATCTCCGGAGGCGCGGCCGTTGCGGCGCTTGCCTCGCTGGCGCTGATGCTGCCGTTTTTCTGGGTGCAGACGAGCGCATTCGTCGGCGCGCTTGCCGCCATCGTCCTCGTCATGGCGCTTTCCCATCGCAGTTTCCTGCGTCCCGGGGACCAGGACAGCAGCGCCCGGCTGTTGCTCACGGGCGTGATGATGGCCGCCGGCTTCGGTGCGTTGGCCACGCTCATTCTGACGCTCGCCCCCGATGCCAGCCTGCGCGGCATGCTGTTCTGGCTCACGGGCGATCTGAACGGCGTGGATCGCGCGTGGGCGCCGCTCGTCACCCTGGCCGTCACGCTGCTGATCGTATGCCCGGTGGCGCATCGCCTGAACGTCCTGCTGCGCGGCGAAGCCGTGGCGCAGGCCGTCGGCGTGGCCGTCGGGCCACTGCGGGCGCGCGTCTATCTGGCGGCGTCGCTGGCCACGGCCGTCGCGGTCACGACGGCGGGCAGCATCGGCTTCGTCGGCCTCGTCGTGCCGCACATTCTGCGTCTGCGGTTCGGCAACGATCAGCGCATGCTGCTGCCGGCTGCAGCGCTTGCCGGCGGTGCGCTGCTGATGGCGGCCGATCTGGTGGCGCGCACCGTCATCGCGCCGACACAACTGCCCGTGGGCGTGATCACGGCGATGATCGGCGTGCCGGTGTTCCTCTGGCTCCTGTCGCGGCGGGTGATCCGATGA